The Erinaceus europaeus chromosome 16, mEriEur2.1, whole genome shotgun sequence genome includes a window with the following:
- the LOC103126571 gene encoding chymase-like has protein sequence MLLLPLALLCFSLCSGAKAGEIIGGKECRPHSHPYMAFLEITSSLGKLSACGGLLIRKDFVLTAAHCAGRSITVILGVHNIREQEGTWQMLKAEKQFPHPQYENVTFLNDIMLLKLEKKANLTLAVSTAPLAAEFDFISPKRTCQVAGWGRTEVNGHASDTLQEVKLRLMGPQDCMQYRAFDNNLQLCVGNSRKTKNVFKGDSGGPLMCAGVAQGVVSYVRLDGKPPAVFTRISHYRAWINKILKENQPRSLDQPRGT, from the exons ATGCTTCTTCTTCCTCTCGCCCTGCTGTGCTTTTCCCTGTGCTCTGGAGCCAAGGCTG GGGAGATCATCGGGGGTAAAGAGTGCAGGCCGCACTCCCACCCCTACATGGCCTTTCTGGAAATTACCAGTTCCCTGGGTAAGCTGTCAGCTTGTGGGGGTCTCCTGATCAGAAAGGACTTTGTGCTGACGGCAGCTCACTGTGCGGGAAG GTCTATAACAGTCATCCTCGGAGTCCACAACATAAGAGAGCAAGAAGGCACATGGCAGATGCTCAAAGCTGAGAAGCAGTTTCCGCATCCACAATATGAAAACGTAACCTTTCTCAACGACATCATGTTACTAAAG CTGGAGAAGAAAGCCAACCTGACCCTGGCTGTGAGCACGGCCCCCCTGGCAGCCGAATTTGACTTCATTTCCCCCAAGAGAACATGCCAGGTGGCCGGCTGGGGGAGAACAGAAGTGAATGGGCATGCTTCCGACACCCTGCAGGAAGTGAAGCTACGACTCATGGGCCCCCAGGACTGCATGCAGTACAGGGCTTTTGATAACAATCTCCAACTCTGTGTGGGCAACTCCAGGAAAACTAAGAATGTATTTAAG GGCGACTCAGGAGGCCCTCTAATGTGTGCTGGGGTAGCCCAGGGTGTCGTGTCCTATGTACGGCTGGATGGCAAGCCCCCTGCTGTCTTCACCCGCATCTCCCATTACCGAGCCTGGATCAATAAGATCCTTAAGGAGAATCAACCCAGGAGCCTGGACCAGCCCAGAGGAACCTGA
- the LOC103126561 gene encoding LOW QUALITY PROTEIN: large ribosomal subunit protein eL14-like (The sequence of the model RefSeq protein was modified relative to this genomic sequence to represent the inferred CDS: deleted 2 bases in 1 codon; substituted 1 base at 1 genomic stop codon), whose translation MKVFRQFLEVGHMACVSFGPHAGKLDVTDQRRALVDGPCAKVRRQAMPFKCMQFTDFIIKMPHSACHKYVRKAWEKAHISKKWATRRWVKKTYPMKIYARERKIKMTDLDYXKVVKARKMRNTIIKFEVRRLQKAALLKTSPKKVTSTKGAVAATVPAKKVANKGKKAPDQKATGQKAAPISKLFNTVSTYLAAA comes from the exons atgaaag TGTTCAGGCAATTCCTGGAGGTTGGGCACATGGCCTGTGTCTCCTTTGGGCCCCATGCTGGGAAGCTGGATGTCACTGACCAGAGAAGGGCCTTGGTTGATGGACCTTGCGCTAAAGTAAGGAGACAGGCTATGCCTTTCAAATGCATGCAGTTCACTGACTTCATCATCAAGATGCCACACAGTGCCTGTCATAAGTATGTACGAAAAGCCTGGGAGAAAGCACATATCAGCAAAAAGTGGGCCACCAGAAGATGGGTCAAGAaaacctaccctatg aaaatttatgccAGAGAAAGGAAAATCAAGATGACGGATTTGGATTACTAAAAGGTcgtgaaggcaaga aaaatgaggaaCACAATAATCAAATTTGAAGTTAGGAGGCTTCAAAAGGCCGCTCTCCTGAAAACTTCTCCCAAAAAAGTAACTTCTACTAAGGGTGCAGTGGCAGCAACGGTTCCAGCTAAAAAGGTAGCCAATAAAGGCAAGAAGGCTCCGGACCAGAAAGCCACAGGCCAGAAGGCCGCACC TATTAGTAAACTCTTCAATACAGTCAGCACCTACTTGGCTGCGGCATGA